The Bacteroidota bacterium genome includes the window AAATGAGGTACTTGTTCCTGACTATCAGAACACCATGTACCTAATACAATTTTGATTTGTACTTTATTGATTAAAGGTTTTAAACTGTCAATAACAACTTTTTTTGAGTTTACATTATAGGATTTGTATTCAGGAATAAACCATTCTCTATAGGAATCCTTCATAAATGCACTGCGTGTGCACATCCCAACCAAAATTTCTTCACCACTTTTATTATTAGTCATTTTGCGATTGAAATTCTGGCTAAATGTTTCTGATATGGACAGAAAACACATAGCTATAATCAGTAAAAATATTTGTTTCTTAATCATAGAATAACATTGTTAACACAAACCTACATAATTTTTTCATCAGATAATAGACATAAATCCAATGAAATTAACATCTGAGATTTGTGTTTGTTATTTGAATTTTCAAATTAAATGAACTTATTCAAGACAATAGGGGGGCAACTTACAAGCCATTAATGCAAAAAGTCATTTACG containing:
- a CDS encoding thioredoxin, translated to MIKKQIFLLIIAMCFLSISETFSQNFNRKMTNNKSGEEILVGMCTRSAFMKDSYREWFIPEYKSYNVNSKKVVIDSLKPLINKVQIKIVLGTWCSDSQEQVPHFLSILDYLKYPQNSYQIICTNTQKEAVSFSIDDLDIAYVPTFIFYIDDVEIGRIIESPILSLEKDMLAILQKALSK